A section of the Pediococcus inopinatus genome encodes:
- a CDS encoding ISL3 family transposase, with translation MCYDLIAKQNRKEEKQMSLTNSILILFEMTDPNITVTGVTKKRCPNGQRIYVVHANLSYQLVKCPHCGHKSLIKNGTHVSHLRLGTLSGGRYEMQLRRQRYQCQHCLKTCGAKTNLVRRNETFTHNVKHQVIVLARDMLTSKEIAKICGISPSSVQRILNANIHLAYRVKQLPPNLCFDEFRSCNHLMSFNCCDAVSHRRIVTLKDRLSKDIIDYFEARYSVQERAKVQTITIDMNAEYASFIHRLFPNAVTIIDRFHIIQLAGRALDNERTRIIRTFQDKHSRIYRILKSQWRLFHLAEEKINDTKLIYLRGINEYMTQQNAIDLALDEFPEFKTVYQTYQGILTAIHQKDATEFKNLITNYQVAGNQMDVTISTFVKNGSAVLNSCRYPYSNGPIEGLNRKIKVLKRSCFGFRNIHNFFIRISLIHE, from the coding sequence TTGTGCTACGATTTAATCGCCAAACAAAATCGAAAAGAGGAAAAACAGATGTCCCTAACTAATTCTATCTTAATCTTGTTTGAAATGACAGACCCAAATATAACCGTAACTGGTGTTACCAAGAAACGTTGCCCGAATGGACAACGAATTTATGTCGTTCACGCCAACCTTTCTTATCAGCTTGTGAAATGTCCCCATTGTGGCCATAAAAGTCTAATTAAAAACGGTACCCACGTTAGTCATCTAAGGTTGGGAACCTTATCAGGCGGACGTTATGAAATGCAGCTAAGACGACAAAGATATCAATGCCAACATTGTTTAAAAACCTGTGGAGCTAAAACTAACCTCGTTAGACGTAATGAAACTTTTACCCACAATGTTAAACATCAGGTCATTGTGCTAGCTCGTGACATGCTGACCAGTAAAGAAATCGCTAAAATTTGTGGCATTTCACCAAGTAGTGTTCAACGTATTTTAAATGCAAATATTCACTTGGCTTACCGTGTTAAGCAACTTCCGCCAAATCTTTGTTTCGATGAATTTCGTTCCTGTAATCATCTAATGTCCTTTAACTGTTGCGATGCCGTTAGTCATCGCCGCATTGTGACCCTCAAAGATCGTCTCAGTAAGGATATCATTGATTACTTTGAAGCTCGTTATTCAGTTCAAGAACGTGCGAAAGTTCAAACAATTACTATTGATATGAACGCCGAATATGCTAGCTTTATTCATCGTTTATTCCCGAATGCTGTCACGATTATTGACCGTTTCCACATTATTCAGCTTGCTGGTCGTGCACTAGACAATGAACGTACACGTATTATCCGTACTTTTCAAGATAAGCATTCACGCATTTACCGCATCCTTAAATCTCAATGGCGTTTATTTCATTTGGCAGAAGAGAAAATCAATGACACTAAGCTTATCTATTTACGAGGCATTAACGAGTATATGACCCAACAGAACGCCATCGACCTTGCCTTAGATGAATTTCCAGAATTCAAAACTGTGTATCAAACTTATCAAGGCATTCTAACCGCTATTCACCAAAAGGATGCCACGGAATTTAAAAATTTGATTACCAACTACCAAGTAGCTGGTAATCAAATGGACGTCACCATTTCAACCTTCGTTAAGAACGGCTCAGCAGTGCTCAACAGTTGTCGTTATCCGTATTCTAACGGTCCTATTGAAGGACTTAATCGTAAAATCAAGGTATTAAAGCGTAGCTGTTTTGGTTTTCGAAATATTCATAACTTCTTCATTCGTATCAGTTTAATTCATGAGTAA
- a CDS encoding ROK family protein, whose translation MNNLGLIDIGGTSIKFAVWDGNQLVEHVVRKTPHTLDEFYSVLTSEVFTMKKNYQITGVGISSPGAVNKKTGVIEGASAIPYIHNFEIQPELEKRFGLKVSMENDANCAALAELEDGAGQGADSLVFFVIGTGVGGSVIVNHKIWHGAHLFGGEFGYMLSSDDQTVSNLGTSVSVAAHYNQIAKTEKTGKEVFNLAKTGDELAIESVQRMYWTLAKGIYNLQYSFDPEKVVIGGAVSNNPDLIPNINKNIEKIRKEVKIASIKPEVVACKYTDQANLRGAVVDFDQTYGKN comes from the coding sequence TTGAATAATTTAGGTCTAATTGATATCGGTGGAACTTCAATCAAGTTTGCCGTTTGGGATGGAAACCAATTGGTGGAACATGTTGTGCGAAAAACGCCACACACACTGGATGAGTTTTATTCAGTATTAACTAGTGAAGTTTTTACAATGAAGAAAAATTATCAAATCACCGGGGTTGGAATTAGTTCGCCGGGTGCTGTAAATAAGAAAACGGGTGTCATTGAAGGCGCTAGCGCTATTCCGTATATTCATAATTTTGAGATTCAACCAGAGCTCGAAAAACGATTTGGTTTAAAAGTGAGCATGGAAAATGATGCCAACTGTGCGGCACTGGCAGAACTTGAAGATGGTGCTGGTCAGGGAGCCGATAGTTTAGTATTTTTTGTTATCGGTACCGGGGTTGGTGGATCGGTCATTGTAAATCATAAAATTTGGCATGGCGCTCACTTATTTGGTGGTGAATTCGGCTACATGTTATCCAGTGATGATCAAACTGTCAGCAATCTTGGGACTTCGGTAAGTGTGGCAGCTCATTATAATCAAATTGCTAAAACTGAAAAAACGGGTAAGGAAGTTTTCAATCTGGCCAAAACTGGTGATGAACTGGCAATCGAGTCCGTTCAAAGGATGTATTGGACGTTGGCTAAGGGGATATACAACTTACAGTATAGTTTTGATCCGGAAAAAGTTGTGATTGGTGGGGCAGTATCCAATAATCCAGATTTGATTCCAAATATTAATAAAAATATCGAAAAAATCCGTAAAGAAGTTAAGATTGCCTCAATTAAACCGGAAGTTGTGGCATGCAAATATACTGATCAAGCTAATTTACGGGGTGCGGTCGTTGATTTTGACCAGACATATGGTAAAAATTAA
- a CDS encoding glycoside hydrolase family 1 protein: MSKFPKNFMWGGATAANQLEGAYKEGGKGLSIADALPGGPERFKLVNEPDFDWTIDEKQYTYPNHNGIDHYHRFKEDIALFAEMGFKCYRFSIAWSRIFPNGDEETPNEAGLKFYDQVIETCQKYGIEPVITISHYEMPLNLVKKYGGWKNRQLITFYERFARTVLTRYYKQVKYWMTFNEINSALTFPVMGQGLVASNGANDKQNIYQAWHNQFVSGAKAVKIGHELDPDLKIGCMLLYATTYSYDSNPVNQLATLEQNQAFNHFCGDVQVRGEYPAYTEKLMNKYGFSFSDLEIGDDDLAILKANPVDYIGFSYYMSATVDVADKSLEQASGNLIGGVKNPFLKASDWGWQVDPIGLRIALNELYNRYQKPVFVVENGLGAVDKPDENFHVQDDYRIDYSREHIEAMAGAVADGVDLMGYTPWGCIDLVSASTGQMSKRYGFIYVDLDDQGNGTLNRYKKASFDWYKEVIASNGEDLG, translated from the coding sequence ATGAGTAAATTTCCAAAAAACTTTATGTGGGGTGGCGCAACTGCTGCTAACCAATTAGAGGGTGCCTACAAAGAAGGCGGTAAAGGATTATCAATTGCCGATGCTTTACCCGGTGGTCCAGAAAGATTCAAATTAGTTAACGAGCCCGATTTTGATTGGACGATTGATGAAAAACAGTATACGTATCCAAATCATAATGGAATCGACCATTATCATCGGTTTAAGGAAGACATTGCGTTATTCGCTGAAATGGGCTTCAAATGTTATCGTTTCTCAATTGCTTGGTCACGAATTTTTCCAAATGGTGACGAAGAAACACCAAATGAAGCTGGCTTGAAGTTCTACGACCAGGTCATTGAAACTTGTCAAAAGTATGGTATTGAACCCGTAATTACAATTTCGCATTATGAAATGCCATTAAATCTCGTTAAAAAATACGGAGGCTGGAAGAATCGTCAGTTAATCACTTTCTACGAACGTTTTGCCAGAACTGTACTAACGCGCTACTACAAGCAAGTTAAGTATTGGATGACCTTTAATGAAATTAATAGTGCTCTGACATTTCCAGTGATGGGCCAAGGTTTAGTCGCTTCGAATGGGGCTAATGACAAACAAAATATCTACCAGGCTTGGCATAACCAGTTTGTTTCTGGTGCCAAGGCCGTTAAAATTGGTCATGAATTGGATCCCGATTTGAAGATTGGCTGCATGTTGTTGTATGCCACAACCTATTCATATGATTCAAATCCGGTTAACCAATTGGCAACCCTTGAACAGAATCAAGCATTCAATCATTTTTGTGGAGATGTGCAGGTTCGTGGAGAATATCCTGCCTACACGGAAAAACTGATGAATAAATACGGATTCAGCTTTTCAGACCTAGAGATTGGTGACGATGATTTGGCCATTCTTAAAGCTAACCCGGTTGATTATATTGGCTTTAGCTACTATATGTCGGCTACGGTTGATGTTGCAGATAAAAGTTTAGAGCAAGCTTCTGGAAACTTAATTGGTGGGGTTAAAAATCCATTCTTAAAGGCCAGTGACTGGGGATGGCAAGTCGATCCAATCGGTTTACGGATTGCGTTAAACGAATTGTATAATCGTTATCAAAAGCCGGTGTTTGTGGTTGAAAATGGGTTAGGCGCCGTTGATAAACCAGATGAGAATTTCCATGTTCAAGATGACTATCGAATTGATTATAGTCGCGAACATATTGAAGCAATGGCCGGTGCTGTGGCTGATGGCGTGGATCTGATGGGTTATACGCCATGGGGATGCATTGATTTGGTCAGTGCTTCAACTGGACAAATGTCAAAACGTTATGGATTTATCTACGTTGATTTAGATGATCAAGGTAACGGAACGTTGAATCGTTATAAAAAAGCTTCCTTTGACTGGTATAAAGAAGTTATTGCCAGCAATGGGGAAGATTTAGGATAG
- a CDS encoding PTS beta-glucoside transporter subunit IIBCA, with amino-acid sequence MDYKDSAKQIYKAVGGEKNINSLIHCMTRLRFRLKDESIVDDDAVKEIPGVMGINHQSGQYQVIMGNDVSNYYAEILKLGNISTGDADQTPDENQDDSKEKVNLFNRFANFISSCMSPLIPALIGGGMIKVILILLPLFGWLNEKGQTYAILNIFGDAPFYFLPIMLAYTAAQYFKVTPMLAMTIAGVMIHPNLIAMVTAGKAVHFMGLPVTLVNYSSSVIPILLVVWAMKYIEMGVDKVCPASLKSILKPLLVLFITGTLALVLIGPIGTYAGKLLSAIILFIQGKAGWLAMALMAAFMPLIVMTGMHWAFAPIFLAASVASPDSLILPAMLAANIAQSAASFAVAIKSKNANTRQVASAAGISALLAGVTVPAIYGVTLKFKKPMYDAMISGGVTGLFMGFVHLKSFAFAVPSLISLPQFVSKTDGQNLINAIIVAIVSFVLTFILTWVFGFDEKVPATAKAAETSDAKKVVTSDVTSGAKETKKVYSPVKGEMINLESVSDDTFAQKMLGDGVAIIPEEGKIYAPFDGEIMTVFPTKHAIGLKSDTGIELLIHIGLDTVNLKGAPFTAHVKDNDQVKKGQLLMDVDLDAIKKAGYDITTPIIVTNTKDFVEIVSNEKTTVTNDDVALYII; translated from the coding sequence ATGGATTATAAAGATTCAGCAAAACAAATTTATAAAGCAGTGGGTGGAGAAAAAAATATTAATTCTCTGATTCATTGTATGACGCGGCTCCGTTTTCGCCTTAAGGATGAAAGCATTGTCGATGATGATGCAGTTAAAGAAATTCCTGGCGTAATGGGGATTAATCATCAATCAGGTCAGTATCAAGTGATTATGGGAAACGATGTATCCAATTACTATGCTGAAATTTTAAAATTAGGCAACATTAGTACTGGAGACGCAGATCAAACTCCTGATGAAAATCAGGACGACAGTAAAGAAAAGGTTAATTTGTTTAACCGCTTTGCTAACTTCATTTCATCTTGTATGTCACCTTTGATTCCAGCCCTAATCGGTGGTGGGATGATCAAGGTTATCTTGATCTTATTACCACTGTTTGGTTGGTTAAACGAAAAGGGCCAGACCTATGCCATTTTAAACATTTTTGGGGATGCACCATTCTACTTCCTTCCCATTATGTTGGCATACACAGCTGCCCAATATTTTAAAGTCACACCAATGTTGGCGATGACGATTGCCGGAGTGATGATCCATCCCAATTTAATTGCGATGGTAACTGCTGGAAAAGCCGTTCATTTCATGGGACTTCCGGTTACACTAGTTAATTATTCATCTTCCGTTATTCCTATTTTATTGGTTGTTTGGGCAATGAAATATATTGAAATGGGTGTCGATAAGGTTTGTCCGGCGTCGCTTAAGAGTATTTTAAAACCGTTACTTGTTTTGTTTATTACCGGAACGCTAGCACTTGTCTTAATTGGACCAATTGGAACATACGCTGGTAAATTATTGTCAGCAATCATTCTGTTTATCCAAGGAAAGGCTGGCTGGTTAGCAATGGCGTTGATGGCAGCCTTTATGCCGTTGATTGTGATGACTGGGATGCACTGGGCATTTGCACCAATCTTCTTGGCCGCATCAGTTGCATCACCAGATAGCTTGATTTTGCCTGCCATGTTAGCTGCTAATATTGCGCAAAGTGCTGCTAGTTTTGCAGTGGCAATTAAATCTAAAAATGCAAATACCCGTCAGGTTGCGAGTGCTGCCGGAATTTCTGCCTTATTGGCTGGAGTTACGGTGCCAGCGATTTACGGAGTTACTTTGAAATTTAAGAAACCAATGTATGACGCAATGATTTCTGGAGGGGTTACTGGATTGTTCATGGGATTTGTTCACTTAAAATCCTTTGCTTTCGCGGTTCCATCCTTGATTTCACTACCTCAATTCGTCAGCAAAACAGATGGTCAGAATTTAATTAATGCCATTATCGTGGCAATCGTTTCCTTTGTCTTAACGTTTATCCTGACTTGGGTATTTGGATTCGACGAAAAAGTCCCAGCTACGGCCAAAGCAGCCGAAACATCAGATGCTAAAAAAGTTGTCACGAGTGATGTCACTTCAGGTGCTAAAGAAACAAAGAAAGTTTATAGCCCTGTTAAAGGCGAAATGATTAATTTAGAGAGTGTTTCAGATGATACTTTTGCTCAAAAGATGTTGGGTGATGGGGTTGCCATTATTCCAGAAGAAGGCAAGATTTACGCACCATTTGATGGTGAAATTATGACAGTTTTCCCAACAAAACATGCGATTGGCTTAAAGAGTGATACAGGAATTGAATTGTTAATTCATATTGGTTTAGATACCGTTAATCTCAAGGGTGCACCATTTACAGCGCATGTGAAAGATAATGATCAGGTTAAAAAAGGTCAATTGTTGATGGACGTTGATTTGGACGCCATTAAAAAAGCAGGCTACGATATTACTACACCAATCATTGTGACAAATACAAAAGATTTTGTTGAAATTGTATCTAATGAAAAAACAACGGTTACCAATGATGATGTTGCTTTGTATATTATTTAA
- the efp gene encoding elongation factor P, with amino-acid sequence MIEAINLKAGMTFEQNGKLIKVLASEHHKPGKGNTVMRMKLYDLRSGSTVEKTMRPEEKVEQAVVETKDAQYLYTQGDVAVFMDLETYEQYEIPTESIQNEMKYLLENMNVKIDYFNTEVIGISLPNTVQLKVTETEPSIKGATVTGSGKAATMETGLVINVPDFIKEGEVLDVNTQKGTYLSRASKFDENK; translated from the coding sequence ATGATTGAAGCAATAAATCTTAAAGCAGGTATGACATTTGAACAAAACGGCAAGTTAATTAAAGTGCTTGCATCTGAACACCATAAGCCAGGTAAGGGTAATACTGTTATGCGGATGAAGTTATATGACTTGCGTTCCGGTTCAACAGTTGAAAAAACAATGCGTCCTGAAGAAAAAGTTGAACAGGCAGTTGTTGAAACAAAAGATGCCCAGTACTTATACACCCAGGGTGACGTTGCCGTATTTATGGATTTGGAAACATATGAACAATATGAAATTCCAACTGAAAGTATTCAAAATGAAATGAAGTACTTGTTGGAAAACATGAATGTTAAGATTGATTACTTCAATACTGAAGTTATCGGAATCAGTTTGCCAAATACAGTTCAATTGAAAGTAACCGAAACAGAACCATCTATTAAAGGTGCAACTGTAACCGGATCTGGTAAGGCTGCTACAATGGAAACCGGTTTGGTAATTAACGTTCCTGATTTCATCAAGGAAGGCGAAGTTCTTGATGTTAATACGCAAAAAGGAACTTACCTAAGTCGTGCTTCCAAGTTTGACGAAAATAAATAG
- a CDS encoding iron-sulfur cluster biosynthesis family protein, with translation MKINIKDEAQTYLAKKIPAGKHVFLALDDGSSKFSKLGGSCSIGNKFQLVVTDQSDSDYAVALDNNADLYMTTGDPETTFLGNGLALDYKNASLKLTDDSGVLDGAVTVENYKAPTQDKAAMKDEMTTLGGKIC, from the coding sequence ATGAAAATCAATATTAAAGATGAAGCCCAAACATATTTAGCAAAGAAGATTCCCGCTGGTAAGCACGTATTTTTAGCTTTAGATGATGGCTCCAGTAAGTTTTCAAAATTAGGTGGCTCCTGTTCGATCGGTAATAAGTTTCAATTAGTTGTCACTGACCAATCAGACTCAGATTACGCGGTGGCTCTTGACAACAACGCTGATCTCTACATGACCACTGGCGATCCAGAAACAACTTTCCTTGGTAACGGCTTGGCACTTGATTACAAGAATGCTTCTTTAAAGCTTACTGATGATAGTGGTGTTTTAGATGGTGCTGTGACCGTTGAAAATTACAAAGCACCTACTCAAGATAAAGCAGCAATGAAAGACGAAATGACAACTTTGGGCGGAAAAATCTGCTAA
- a CDS encoding FMN-dependent NADH-azoreductase, translating into MSTVLVIKAHPRTANVANSVVIGERFVEAYQRAHPEDQIIVHDLYEEGVPEINSSNLDSWTKLTNGTTYQELSVNEQILLSRQQKLQEQFIHADKYVFVSPMYNLFIPNRLKMYLDLVIVSTKTWVEGEHGPEGTLHDKKALHIQSSGGTYHHTDNEFMAKLDLGDSYLKALLGQVGIKDYQGIYCEGNSHRGPEDMAANRELIAKQAEEVAKEF; encoded by the coding sequence ATGAGTACTGTGTTAGTGATTAAAGCCCATCCAAGAACTGCGAATGTGGCTAATTCTGTTGTGATTGGTGAACGTTTTGTTGAGGCTTATCAAAGGGCGCATCCTGAGGACCAGATTATTGTGCATGATTTATATGAAGAGGGTGTTCCAGAGATCAATAGCAGCAACCTAGATAGTTGGACAAAACTGACCAACGGAACAACCTATCAAGAGTTGTCTGTAAATGAACAGATTTTGTTAAGTCGGCAACAAAAGCTTCAAGAACAATTTATTCATGCCGATAAATATGTATTTGTTAGCCCAATGTATAATTTATTTATTCCTAATCGTTTGAAAATGTACTTGGATCTGGTGATCGTTTCTACCAAAACGTGGGTAGAAGGCGAACATGGTCCTGAAGGCACGTTGCATGACAAAAAGGCACTTCACATCCAGTCATCCGGTGGCACGTATCATCATACTGACAACGAATTTATGGCAAAACTTGATTTAGGCGATAGTTATTTAAAGGCATTGCTGGGGCAAGTTGGAATAAAGGATTACCAAGGAATTTATTGCGAAGGTAATTCGCATCGTGGTCCTGAAGACATGGCTGCTAATCGTGAATTAATTGCGAAACAGGCGGAAGAGGTTGCTAAAGAGTTTTAA
- a CDS encoding glycosyl hydrolase 53 family protein, producing MRKWRKHLAQALLISAGLLVALSGATTSVFANADGTTNVKNDKVTVKPVHGVTSNSIRGVDISSLQAELNAGVKFYGYNGKQQDILQTLEDSGVNYVRLRIWNDPYDSDGNTYGGGDATLANAVKTAKDATSHHMKVLLDLQYSDFWADPAKQALPKAWKNYTFAQKKTAVYNYTEKVLKTMKAAGVNVGMVQVGNETTKGMMQETNPAKYMQFIAEGVNAVHKYAPGALAAVHYESPSASSFAKIAAQLKTNKVNYDVMGATFYPHWNGPDSKLIGAEKVITQTYKKKFAVMEMSYPYTTDDMDGQSNIVGSIDNPPFPISVQGQANAISDTWKTVMQNGYGKALGAFYWEPAWIPVKAGWDNYQYNRDASVKYSTGWATQYAAKYYGDAGYADAEANVNQYWGASSYDNQALFDPHGYPLQSLLTFKKMISNNYVSKSAKVPVDRYKAKKTTAYAYTFKGSNDNFTFKKAFAVSSLKGTFKIDKAEYVVKADGKTYLYYHVTSGKKAGWIWHSYLQKCPNKITKTVKVSYKHHYAVKNKKGNIYGFQGGSNDFQFVTLHYLKNYPKTHFVVTRVTYVKKYDGKTYKYYYAHSLNGKVHGYVWNGYLK from the coding sequence ATGCGAAAATGGCGTAAACATCTTGCCCAGGCACTGTTAATTAGTGCCGGGCTTCTAGTTGCCTTGAGTGGCGCAACAACTTCGGTTTTTGCGAATGCTGATGGAACGACGAATGTAAAGAATGACAAAGTGACTGTAAAACCAGTTCATGGCGTAACTTCAAACTCCATTCGTGGGGTGGATATCTCTAGTTTACAGGCTGAATTGAATGCCGGTGTTAAATTTTATGGATACAACGGCAAGCAACAAGACATTCTCCAAACACTAGAAGATTCTGGTGTTAACTATGTCCGATTAAGAATTTGGAATGACCCATATGACAGTGATGGCAACACATATGGGGGTGGGGATGCTACTTTAGCAAATGCTGTAAAAACAGCTAAAGATGCAACTTCACATCATATGAAGGTATTACTTGATCTACAGTATTCTGATTTCTGGGCAGATCCTGCAAAACAGGCTCTTCCTAAAGCCTGGAAGAATTACACATTTGCACAAAAGAAAACCGCTGTTTATAACTACACTGAAAAAGTATTGAAGACAATGAAGGCTGCTGGTGTTAATGTTGGGATGGTTCAAGTAGGTAATGAAACTACCAAGGGTATGATGCAGGAAACAAATCCGGCTAAATACATGCAGTTTATTGCTGAAGGTGTTAACGCTGTTCATAAATATGCACCAGGCGCTTTGGCTGCTGTTCATTACGAATCACCATCAGCATCTTCATTTGCAAAAATTGCTGCTCAATTAAAGACCAATAAAGTTAATTATGATGTCATGGGTGCTACTTTCTATCCACATTGGAATGGTCCTGATTCTAAATTAATTGGGGCTGAAAAGGTAATTACTCAGACTTACAAAAAGAAATTTGCAGTTATGGAAATGAGTTATCCATATACGACTGATGATATGGATGGTCAATCTAATATTGTTGGGTCAATTGATAATCCACCATTTCCAATTTCGGTTCAAGGCCAAGCAAACGCAATTAGTGATACTTGGAAGACCGTTATGCAAAATGGATATGGTAAGGCTCTAGGCGCCTTTTATTGGGAGCCAGCTTGGATCCCAGTTAAAGCTGGCTGGGACAATTATCAATATAACCGGGATGCCAGTGTGAAATACAGTACTGGTTGGGCAACACAATACGCTGCTAAGTACTATGGCGATGCCGGTTACGCCGACGCAGAAGCTAATGTTAATCAGTATTGGGGAGCTTCCTCATATGATAATCAGGCCCTCTTTGATCCACATGGTTATCCATTACAGTCATTGTTAACGTTTAAAAAGATGATTAGTAATAACTACGTTTCAAAGAGCGCTAAAGTTCCTGTTGATCGTTACAAAGCTAAGAAGACTACGGCATATGCGTACACATTCAAAGGCTCAAATGATAACTTTACCTTTAAAAAGGCCTTTGCGGTTAGTTCTTTGAAGGGAACATTCAAAATTGATAAGGCTGAATACGTGGTTAAGGCAGACGGCAAAACATATCTGTATTATCACGTAACCTCTGGTAAAAAGGCTGGCTGGATATGGCATTCATATCTTCAAAAGTGCCCTAACAAAATTACAAAAACTGTGAAAGTAAGTTATAAGCATCATTATGCTGTTAAAAATAAAAAGGGAAATATTTATGGATTCCAAGGCGGATCAAATGATTTCCAATTTGTGACCCTACATTATTTGAAAAATTACCCTAAGACGCATTTTGTTGTCACACGTGTAACTTATGTGAAGAAATACGATGGTAAAACCTACAAGTACTATTATGCTCATTCATTAAATGGCAAAGTACATGGCTATGTTTGGAATGGTTATTTGAAGTAA